One window of Leifsonia sp. AK011 genomic DNA carries:
- a CDS encoding NAD-dependent succinate-semialdehyde dehydrogenase, with protein sequence MTISEADLLAKVPDGLFIGGEWVESTSGRSIDVQDPSTGSVIKTIADASVADGARALDAAVAAQESWAATPPRVRGEILRSAFDLLQERADEFALLMTLEMGKPLAEARGEVTYGGEFLRWFSEEAVRITGRYGSNPEGTGRMIVTHLPVGPSYLITPWNFPLAMATRKIAPAIAAGCTSVIKPAELTPLTTLYFARLLEDAGLPAGVVNVITTSTSGEVSEPIIADPRLRKLSFTGSTHVGQALLRQAAGGVLRTSMELGGNAPFLVFEDADLSAAVDGAMAAKFRNIGQACTAANRFIVHESVADEFARLVTERVSGMKVGRGTEEGVTIGPLINDAAVAKADELVQDAVSRGASVLTGGTVLDRDGTFYAPTVVSGVAAGSDILREEIFGPVLSIITFTDEADAVAKANDTEYGLVSYAYTRDLARGQRLIESLQTGMMGLNVGVVSNAAAPFGGVKSSGVGREGGFEGIHEYLETKYVLTPNPFA encoded by the coding sequence ATGACGATCAGCGAAGCCGACCTGCTGGCGAAGGTGCCGGACGGCCTGTTCATCGGGGGCGAGTGGGTCGAGTCGACCTCGGGACGCAGCATCGACGTCCAGGACCCGTCAACGGGAAGCGTGATCAAGACGATCGCCGATGCATCCGTTGCCGATGGCGCCCGGGCGCTCGACGCGGCCGTCGCCGCCCAGGAGTCGTGGGCTGCGACACCGCCCCGCGTGCGCGGCGAGATCCTCCGCAGCGCGTTCGACCTGCTGCAGGAGCGTGCGGATGAGTTCGCGCTGCTCATGACCCTGGAGATGGGCAAGCCGCTCGCCGAGGCGCGCGGTGAGGTCACCTACGGTGGTGAGTTCCTGCGCTGGTTCAGCGAGGAGGCCGTGCGCATCACCGGTCGCTACGGGTCCAATCCCGAAGGAACCGGCCGGATGATCGTCACCCACCTCCCCGTGGGTCCGTCGTACCTCATCACCCCCTGGAACTTCCCGCTGGCGATGGCGACCCGCAAGATCGCGCCAGCCATCGCGGCCGGCTGCACGTCCGTCATCAAGCCGGCCGAGCTCACGCCCCTCACGACCCTCTACTTCGCGCGGCTGCTCGAGGACGCCGGGTTGCCTGCCGGCGTCGTGAACGTCATCACGACCTCGACCTCGGGCGAGGTGTCGGAGCCGATCATCGCCGACCCGCGCCTGCGCAAGCTCTCGTTCACCGGATCCACCCACGTCGGCCAGGCCCTGCTGCGGCAGGCCGCCGGGGGAGTGCTGCGCACTTCCATGGAGCTGGGCGGCAACGCGCCCTTCCTCGTGTTCGAGGATGCCGACCTGTCGGCGGCGGTGGACGGCGCGATGGCTGCCAAGTTCCGCAACATCGGCCAGGCCTGCACGGCGGCGAATCGGTTCATCGTGCACGAGTCGGTGGCCGACGAGTTCGCGCGCCTCGTCACGGAGCGGGTCTCCGGCATGAAGGTCGGTCGCGGCACCGAGGAGGGTGTGACGATCGGTCCGCTCATCAACGACGCAGCAGTCGCGAAGGCCGACGAGCTCGTCCAGGACGCGGTGTCGCGTGGTGCCTCGGTGCTCACCGGCGGCACCGTGCTCGATCGGGATGGCACCTTCTACGCGCCCACGGTGGTCTCCGGTGTTGCGGCGGGCAGTGACATCCTGCGCGAGGAGATCTTCGGACCGGTGCTGTCGATCATCACGTTCACTGACGAAGCGGATGCCGTGGCCAAGGCCAACGACACCGAGTACGGTCTCGTCTCCTACGCCTACACCCGCGATCTCGCGCGCGGGCAGCGGCTTATCGAGTCGCTGCAGACGGGGATGATGGGGCTCAATGTCGGCGTCGTCTCGAATGCTGCTGCACCGTTCGGCGGGGTCAAGTCGTCCGGGGTCGGGCGCGAGGGTGGGTTCGAGGGAATCCACGAGTACCTCGAGACGAAGTACGTGCTGACGCCGAATCCCTTCGCGTAA
- a CDS encoding D-alanyl-D-alanine carboxypeptidase: MTDSQDSQPTEALSRRELREARALEESASAAGSRGAKAGASGGLAGHIRRHPTAWLAASLSVAFLLLGTGAVFLGASTGTRATVAAPVPTPTETPRQVPASIPAASHLRTCSVASILADPRLSNFSGYVVNANTGEVLLDRGGTTPQRTGSVLKTLTAAAALQTLGPGGQFTTQVLDGDTPGVIVLKGGGDPTLATTPATVYSGAPLISDLATSAMARYQQLHPGVPVTQIVLDSTMWDPNDKWDDSWLRKEQADGYQAEVTALMVDGGRADPSATVSVRSSDPVGGAGRAFASAAGLRTATFTTGTATGTTVLAEVSSQPISVLIPQMMSWSDNVLAENMARVTSIAAGFDGSSGSLAQAIPGALVALGLDASGVTIRDGSGLSDLNAVPGSFITSLMSKARTGEQNLGIMFNALPVSGMSGTLSGRFTGANAIAAGSVIAKTGWIDTAYTLGGVVNAADGTPLAFMFASIRDGISSDAKEAQDTLATGLYTCGDNLSNT, translated from the coding sequence GTGACGGATTCGCAGGACTCGCAGCCGACCGAGGCCCTCAGCCGACGTGAGCTGCGCGAGGCGCGGGCGCTCGAGGAGTCGGCATCCGCAGCGGGTTCGCGCGGCGCGAAGGCCGGGGCATCCGGGGGGCTTGCCGGTCACATCCGCAGGCATCCGACGGCGTGGCTCGCGGCATCGCTGAGCGTTGCGTTCCTCCTCCTCGGCACGGGCGCGGTGTTCCTCGGTGCATCGACGGGCACCCGGGCGACGGTCGCTGCACCGGTTCCGACCCCGACGGAGACGCCCAGGCAGGTGCCGGCGAGCATTCCCGCGGCCAGCCACCTACGCACCTGCTCGGTGGCGAGCATCCTCGCCGATCCGCGCCTGTCGAACTTCTCGGGATACGTCGTCAACGCGAACACGGGCGAGGTGCTCCTCGATCGCGGGGGCACCACCCCTCAGCGCACCGGAAGTGTGCTCAAGACGCTGACCGCGGCCGCGGCACTGCAGACGCTCGGCCCTGGCGGCCAGTTCACCACCCAGGTGCTCGACGGCGACACGCCTGGCGTGATCGTGCTCAAGGGTGGCGGTGACCCGACGCTCGCGACGACGCCCGCGACGGTGTACTCGGGCGCGCCGCTGATCTCCGACCTCGCGACGAGCGCCATGGCTCGCTACCAGCAGCTGCACCCCGGCGTGCCCGTCACCCAGATCGTGCTCGACTCGACGATGTGGGACCCGAACGACAAGTGGGATGACTCGTGGCTCCGCAAGGAGCAGGCGGACGGCTACCAGGCCGAGGTGACCGCACTCATGGTCGACGGTGGCCGCGCTGACCCGTCGGCGACGGTGAGCGTGCGCTCGAGCGACCCGGTCGGGGGCGCGGGTCGGGCGTTCGCGAGTGCCGCGGGACTGCGCACCGCGACCTTCACGACCGGCACCGCCACGGGCACGACCGTACTCGCGGAGGTCTCGTCGCAGCCGATCAGTGTGCTCATCCCGCAGATGATGTCGTGGAGTGACAACGTGCTCGCCGAGAACATGGCGCGGGTGACCTCGATCGCTGCAGGCTTCGACGGCAGCTCCGGTTCGCTCGCGCAGGCCATCCCCGGCGCGCTCGTCGCCCTGGGGCTGGATGCCTCGGGCGTGACCATCCGCGATGGCTCCGGCCTGAGCGATCTCAACGCCGTGCCCGGCTCGTTCATCACGTCGCTCATGAGCAAGGCACGCACCGGCGAGCAGAACCTCGGCATCATGTTCAACGCCCTCCCGGTGTCGGGCATGAGTGGCACCCTCTCCGGGCGATTCACGGGCGCGAACGCGATAGCGGCGGGTTCCGTGATCGCCAAAACGGGCTGGATCGATACCGCGTACACCCTCGGCGGCGTGGTCAACGCTGCGGATGGCACTCCGCTCGCGTTCATGTTCGCCTCCATCCGCGACGGCATCAGCTCGGATGCGAAGGAGGCGCAGGACACCCTCGCCACCGGGCTGTACACGTGCGGCGACAACCTCTCCAACACCTGA
- a CDS encoding isochorismatase family protein has translation MSSALFIIDVQNDFTEGGALGVDGGAAVAAGITEMLEREHPYDIIVASRDWHDGHNDNGGHFHPEPDYVDSWPEHCVAGTEGAEYHPDLDTEHIDIHVRKGQGKPAYSIFEGVTDDGETVPEALDRLGITDIDVVGIATDYCVLASALDAVEAGRHVRVVTDLVAGVADESSAAALKKLEAAGVDLVSSEDVAKGQS, from the coding sequence ATGAGCTCGGCACTCTTCATCATCGATGTGCAGAACGACTTCACGGAGGGCGGGGCGCTCGGGGTCGACGGCGGAGCGGCAGTCGCGGCCGGGATCACCGAGATGCTCGAGCGCGAGCATCCGTACGACATCATCGTGGCTTCGCGTGACTGGCACGACGGTCACAACGACAACGGCGGGCACTTCCACCCTGAGCCTGACTACGTCGACAGCTGGCCAGAGCACTGTGTCGCCGGAACCGAGGGAGCCGAGTACCACCCCGACCTCGACACCGAGCACATCGACATTCACGTGCGGAAGGGGCAGGGCAAGCCCGCCTACTCGATCTTCGAGGGTGTGACCGATGACGGGGAGACCGTTCCGGAGGCCCTCGATCGGCTGGGCATCACCGACATTGACGTCGTGGGTATCGCGACCGACTACTGCGTTCTCGCCTCGGCGCTCGATGCGGTCGAGGCCGGCCGCCACGTGCGTGTGGTCACCGATCTCGTCGCGGGTGTCGCCGACGAATCCAGCGCCGCGGCGCTGAAGAAGCTCGAGGCCGCCGGGGTCGACCTGGTGTCCAGCGAGGATGTCGCGAAGGGACAGTCATGA